In a genomic window of Pedobacter sp. KBS0701:
- a CDS encoding M28 family peptidase, which produces MNKKFLTLSLVSLVSASCFSQIKPLIPNKDAIKFSKAISPENAYKHLSVLASDEYEGRETGTKGAWMAADYIRDYFKSLGLKAPVNGSYFQKIDLVNVTLKESHVTVNGQPKEYQKDYIVSPSLISDNGFTFSTDQIVFIGYGIKKDNYNDFAGTDIKGKVVMMFNGGDPTIKPGTRIDRASYRAMLEGRAKYFAENNVKAIILIDPSVDRITENSKQAQNNGRVMVKTNAAIEAQKQNEIPRISISVALANDLLKSANTTVADLQKKITESLTPASQIVGVPFSASAAKNEASVRCENVLGYLEGSDPVLKKEVLILTGHYDHIGLETDPNAKDKVNNGADDDGSGTTGVLLMAKAFTDAKKAGKGAKRSILFMTVVGEEKGLWGSEWYSEHPVFPVANTIADLNTDMIGRTGEEYLGKPDSANYIYSVGSRMLSSDLANLSEQVNATYTKMKLDYKYDDPKDPEQIYYRSDHYNFAKLGIPIIFYYDGMLQQDYHKPGDEVSKINFPLLAKRAKLTYFTAWELANRPKRPAVDMDGKGNPKK; this is translated from the coding sequence ATGAACAAAAAGTTTTTAACCCTTAGTTTGGTATCACTTGTTTCCGCAAGTTGCTTTAGCCAGATAAAGCCCCTTATACCGAATAAGGATGCGATAAAATTCAGCAAGGCGATTAGTCCGGAAAATGCTTACAAGCACCTTTCAGTTTTGGCTTCTGATGAATATGAAGGCCGCGAAACAGGTACTAAAGGTGCCTGGATGGCAGCAGATTATATCCGCGACTATTTCAAATCTTTAGGTCTAAAAGCACCTGTAAATGGCAGCTATTTCCAAAAGATCGATCTGGTTAATGTTACACTAAAAGAGAGCCATGTAACTGTTAACGGTCAGCCGAAAGAATACCAGAAAGATTATATCGTTTCACCGAGCTTAATCAGCGATAACGGTTTCACTTTTTCTACCGATCAGATTGTATTTATTGGTTATGGAATCAAAAAAGACAATTACAACGATTTTGCCGGAACTGATATTAAAGGCAAAGTGGTGATGATGTTTAACGGCGGCGATCCGACCATTAAACCAGGTACCAGAATTGACAGGGCATCTTACCGTGCTATGTTGGAAGGAAGAGCAAAATATTTTGCAGAGAATAATGTTAAAGCCATCATTCTGATCGATCCAAGTGTAGACAGAATTACCGAAAATAGCAAACAAGCTCAAAATAATGGTCGTGTAATGGTAAAAACCAACGCAGCTATTGAGGCTCAGAAGCAAAACGAAATTCCACGCATTTCAATCTCAGTAGCATTAGCAAACGATCTGTTAAAATCAGCCAATACTACGGTAGCAGATTTACAAAAGAAAATTACCGAAAGCCTTACTCCTGCTTCACAAATCGTAGGTGTTCCTTTTTCAGCAAGTGCTGCTAAAAATGAGGCATCAGTTAGGTGCGAAAATGTTTTAGGTTATTTAGAGGGGTCTGATCCGGTTCTAAAAAAGGAAGTATTAATTTTAACCGGTCACTACGATCATATTGGTTTAGAAACTGATCCAAACGCAAAAGACAAAGTAAACAATGGAGCAGATGATGATGGATCGGGTACTACTGGTGTATTATTAATGGCAAAAGCCTTTACCGATGCCAAAAAAGCAGGTAAGGGTGCTAAACGCAGTATCTTATTTATGACTGTAGTTGGAGAAGAAAAAGGCCTTTGGGGTTCTGAGTGGTACTCTGAGCATCCTGTTTTTCCGGTAGCCAATACCATTGCTGATTTAAATACTGATATGATTGGCCGTACTGGCGAAGAGTATTTGGGCAAACCAGATTCAGCAAACTACATTTACTCAGTAGGCTCTAGAATGTTAAGTAGCGACCTTGCTAACTTAAGCGAGCAGGTTAATGCAACCTATACCAAAATGAAACTGGATTATAAGTATGATGATCCAAAAGATCCTGAGCAAATTTATTACCGTTCAGATCATTATAACTTCGCAAAATTGGGTATTCCGATTATCTTCTATTATGACGGCATGTTACAACAAGACTACCACAAACCTGGCGATGAAGTAAGCAAAATTAACTTCCCCCTATTGGCAAAAAGAGCAAAATTAACCTACTTTACCGCATGGGAACTGGCAAACAGACCTAAACGCCCGGCAGTAGATATGGACGGAAAAGGAAATCCAAAGAAATAA
- a CDS encoding LutB/LldF family L-lactate oxidation iron-sulfur protein, with amino-acid sequence MKTAEEFLEKSDEKAFDLPHRKTINYNIGKYNAAVERGLSKFENLEASKKKAHVIKWRVMENLDKFLPEFESNFQRRGGKVIWANDAEEAQQEILNIIKRNNGKTVIKSKSMTTEEIHLNDFLEQNNIESLESDLGEYIVQLLGQAPYHIVTPAMHLSATDISQLFHDKFGTPIDATPPQLVQKARELLRDKYLNADIGISGGNFLIADTGSIALTENEGNARLSTTFPKIHIAIVGIEKIIPSMADLDLFWPLLASHGTGQNLTVYNTILSGPRQPNETDGPEEMYVILLDNGRTNLLAQKDQRQGLYCIRCGACLNACPVYKNIGGHTYNTTYSGPIGSVITPHLKGMEEFKHLSYASSLCGKCSEVCPVKIDIHKMLLLNRRDAAAAHDNGKKEEIGWSMFSKMMQKRKWMDFFGGKFKNFMLKSFFKKSWGKYREMPRVADKSFAKQWEELKKNRES; translated from the coding sequence ATGAAAACTGCCGAGGAATTTTTAGAGAAGTCTGATGAGAAAGCTTTCGATTTACCGCACCGTAAAACCATAAATTATAATATTGGCAAATACAATGCGGCAGTTGAACGCGGTTTATCAAAATTCGAAAACCTCGAAGCCTCGAAAAAAAAGGCGCATGTAATTAAATGGCGTGTGATGGAAAACCTCGACAAGTTTTTACCCGAGTTCGAATCGAACTTTCAGCGTCGTGGCGGTAAGGTAATTTGGGCTAACGATGCTGAAGAAGCCCAGCAAGAAATCCTCAATATCATTAAAAGAAACAATGGTAAAACAGTCATCAAATCTAAATCGATGACAACAGAGGAAATACACCTGAACGACTTTCTGGAACAAAACAATATCGAATCGCTGGAGAGTGATTTAGGTGAATACATCGTTCAGTTATTGGGCCAGGCTCCCTACCATATTGTTACCCCAGCCATGCACTTAAGTGCTACAGATATTTCGCAGTTATTTCATGATAAATTTGGCACGCCTATAGATGCCACTCCTCCGCAGCTGGTACAAAAAGCGAGAGAATTACTTCGCGATAAATACCTGAATGCTGATATTGGTATTAGCGGCGGGAATTTTTTAATTGCCGATACGGGAAGTATTGCCCTCACTGAAAATGAAGGTAATGCACGTTTAAGCACCACTTTTCCTAAAATCCACATCGCTATTGTAGGTATCGAAAAGATAATTCCTTCTATGGCCGACCTGGATCTGTTCTGGCCTTTATTGGCTTCACATGGAACCGGGCAGAATTTAACGGTTTACAATACCATTTTAAGTGGCCCGCGCCAGCCAAATGAAACCGATGGCCCCGAAGAAATGTATGTTATCCTGCTGGATAATGGCCGTACCAACTTACTGGCTCAAAAAGATCAGCGACAAGGCTTGTATTGCATCCGTTGTGGCGCCTGCTTAAATGCCTGCCCCGTATATAAAAATATTGGTGGACATACCTATAACACCACATATAGCGGTCCAATCGGCTCTGTGATTACGCCGCATTTAAAGGGTATGGAAGAGTTTAAACACTTAAGCTATGCTTCCAGTCTCTGCGGAAAATGTTCAGAGGTTTGTCCGGTTAAAATCGATATCCACAAAATGTTGCTGTTAAACCGGCGAGACGCTGCAGCGGCTCATGATAATGGCAAAAAAGAAGAAATTGGCTGGAGCATGTTCAGCAAAATGATGCAAAAACGCAAATGGATGGATTTCTTCGGTGGAAAGTTTAAAAACTTTATGCTCAAAAGTTTTTTCAAAAAAAGCTGGGGCAAATACCGGGAGATGCCTAGAGTTGCCGATAAATCTTTTGCTAAACAGTGGGAAGAGCTGAAGAAGAATCGGGAGTCTTAA
- a CDS encoding type II toxin-antitoxin system VapC family toxin, translating to MGKGYLADTNSVIEYLENKLPEKILVFMDNLEMHLSVISRIELLGWSKMTEHQFQQLSGFISASLVYDLSEEIIQNTIKIRKSHRIKLPDAIIAATAITNNLTLITRNTSDFKKIVNLQVLNPWDIS from the coding sequence ATGGGAAAGGGATATTTAGCAGATACCAATTCGGTAATTGAGTATCTTGAAAATAAATTACCTGAAAAAATACTCGTATTTATGGATAATCTCGAAATGCATTTATCTGTTATTTCAAGAATAGAACTTTTAGGCTGGTCTAAGATGACAGAACATCAATTTCAACAATTAAGCGGATTCATTTCAGCATCGCTTGTTTATGATCTATCAGAAGAAATTATCCAAAACACTATCAAAATAAGAAAATCGCATAGAATTAAACTTCCAGATGCAATAATAGCAGCCACAGCAATAACCAATAACCTTACCTTAATCACAAGAAATACTTCCGATTTTAAAAAAATTGTAAATCTCCAAGTCCTCAATCCATGGGATATTTCTTAA
- a CDS encoding thiamine pyrophosphate-dependent enzyme: MHFNRGDKDDKFLLNLYKRLLYPRMVEDKMLKLLRQGRIGKWFSGIGQEAIAVGSTLAMQNDEYILPMHRNLGVFTSRDIPLKKLMAQWQGKITGFTKGRDRSFHFGTQDYKIIGMISHLGPQMALADGIALANVLAKKQHATLVYTGEGATSEGDFHEAVNVAAVWGLPVIFLIENNGYGLSTPKSEQFRCKNLVDKAIGYGVEGIQIDGNNILEVYNTINQLAMEIRKDPRPVLVECLTFRMRGHEEASGTKYVPQELFDEWEKKDPLSNYETYLIEQGILTSDTVIDVKIQIKRDIELEIEEAFNEDEPIANADQEEADMYFPYTQQVTQANESSTEKRYLDAISDALDLAMQKYPNLVLMGQDIADYGGAFKITDGFTAKYGKGRVRNTPICESAIVGAGLGLSINGYKAVVEMQFADFVTVGFNQIVNNLAKTHYRWGEKADVVVRMPTGAGTGAGPFHSQSNEAWFTKTPGLKIVYPAFPEDAKGLLLAAIEDPNPVLYFEHKYLYRSLTAPVPDGYYTTEIGKAVRLAEGGKFAIITYGLGVHWALEYLNQYPESGATLIDLRTLQPWDKEAVQQAVKETGKILILHEDTLTNGFGAEISAWIGEHCFAYLDAPVMRCASLDTAIPMNKILEEDFLAKARLAETIDKLLKY; the protein is encoded by the coding sequence ATGCATTTCAATCGAGGAGATAAAGACGACAAATTCTTATTGAATTTATACAAAAGATTGCTTTACCCCCGGATGGTTGAAGACAAGATGCTTAAACTTTTGCGTCAGGGCCGAATTGGCAAATGGTTTTCGGGTATTGGACAGGAAGCCATTGCAGTTGGCAGCACCTTAGCCATGCAAAACGATGAATATATTTTGCCCATGCACCGTAATTTGGGTGTTTTTACCTCACGCGATATTCCCTTAAAAAAATTAATGGCCCAATGGCAGGGCAAGATTACCGGCTTTACTAAAGGTCGCGACCGCTCCTTCCATTTCGGCACACAAGATTATAAAATCATCGGGATGATCTCCCACCTCGGACCGCAAATGGCTTTAGCAGATGGCATTGCATTGGCCAATGTTTTGGCCAAAAAGCAACATGCTACCTTAGTTTACACCGGTGAAGGCGCAACCAGCGAGGGCGATTTCCATGAAGCGGTAAATGTTGCAGCCGTTTGGGGCCTTCCGGTTATTTTTCTCATTGAGAATAACGGATATGGCCTTTCCACTCCAAAATCAGAACAGTTTAGATGTAAAAACCTGGTGGATAAAGCCATCGGTTATGGCGTAGAAGGTATTCAGATAGACGGAAACAATATTCTGGAGGTTTATAATACCATCAACCAGCTGGCTATGGAAATCCGGAAGGATCCAAGACCAGTTTTAGTGGAATGCCTTACTTTCCGGATGCGTGGACATGAAGAAGCATCAGGCACTAAATATGTTCCGCAAGAACTTTTTGATGAGTGGGAAAAGAAAGATCCGCTAAGTAATTACGAAACCTATTTAATTGAGCAGGGTATTTTAACCTCTGATACGGTTATCGATGTCAAAATCCAGATCAAAAGAGATATTGAACTGGAAATTGAAGAAGCTTTTAACGAAGATGAGCCCATTGCTAATGCCGATCAGGAAGAAGCAGACATGTATTTCCCTTATACGCAACAGGTTACTCAGGCCAATGAATCTTCAACCGAAAAACGATATTTAGATGCCATTAGCGATGCACTCGATTTAGCCATGCAAAAGTATCCTAACCTGGTTTTAATGGGGCAGGATATTGCCGATTATGGCGGGGCTTTTAAAATTACAGATGGCTTTACCGCTAAATATGGCAAAGGCAGAGTGCGTAATACGCCTATTTGCGAATCGGCCATTGTGGGTGCAGGCCTGGGCCTATCTATAAATGGTTATAAAGCTGTGGTAGAGATGCAATTTGCAGATTTTGTGACGGTAGGCTTTAATCAGATTGTAAACAACCTGGCCAAAACGCATTACCGTTGGGGCGAAAAGGCTGATGTAGTGGTGCGTATGCCTACAGGTGCAGGTACGGGTGCCGGGCCATTCCATTCGCAAAGTAATGAAGCCTGGTTTACCAAAACTCCCGGACTTAAAATTGTTTATCCGGCTTTCCCTGAAGATGCTAAAGGATTATTGTTAGCTGCGATCGAAGATCCAAATCCTGTATTATATTTTGAGCATAAATACCTCTACCGAAGTTTAACAGCTCCTGTTCCGGATGGCTATTACACCACAGAAATCGGCAAAGCAGTCAGGCTTGCCGAAGGAGGCAAGTTTGCAATCATTACTTACGGACTGGGTGTACATTGGGCATTAGAGTACCTGAATCAATATCCTGAAAGCGGCGCTACATTAATTGATCTGCGCACACTTCAGCCATGGGATAAAGAAGCCGTACAACAGGCTGTTAAAGAAACCGGAAAGATTTTAATTTTGCACGAAGATACCTTGACAAATGGCTTTGGAGCAGAAATATCAGCCTGGATTGGGGAACATTGTTTCGCTTATCTGGATGCACCGGTAATGCGTTGTGCAAGTTTAGATACCGCCATTCCAATGAATAAAATATTAGAAGAAGATTTTCTGGCTAAAGCAAGATTAGCGGAAACGATTGATAAGTTATTAAAATATTAA
- the ade gene encoding adenine deaminase, producing the protein MSNFKVEGNIINITKRNIFFGEVAVEDGKIKSISKISDQREGTHFISPGFIDSHVHIESSMLIPSEFARLAVVHGTVSTISDPHEIANVCGMEGVEFMIENGNTVPFKFNFGAPSCVPATIFETAGAELNHDDVKALLERPEIKYLSEMMNFPGVLYKDEEVLKKIAAAHHLGKPVDGHAPGLRGDDVQQYIDAGISTDHECFTAEEALDKLQRGMKILIREGSAAKNFEALIHLLNDWPEMMMFCSDDKHPDSLVENHINQLCARAVEKGIDIFNILQAACINPILHYKLDVGTLQHNDPADFIVIEDLKNFKIKQTYIDGLLLAENGKTVGDWVKHVEDQESVNHFDCSLKKEEDFVYPFTGQEEIPVIEALDGQLITNRLTAKPKVLNNSIISDLENDVLKMVVVNRYHDAPVAVSFVKNFGLKKGAIASSVAHDSHNIIAVGVDDKSICEAVNWVIAATGGVVALGKGKKEVIALPVAGLMSNQNGYKVAESYTSIDQFAKGLGSTLLAPFMTLSFMALLVIPHLKLSDKGLFDGDEFKFI; encoded by the coding sequence ATGAGCAATTTCAAAGTCGAAGGAAATATCATTAACATCACAAAGCGAAATATTTTCTTTGGCGAAGTAGCCGTTGAGGATGGAAAAATAAAATCAATTTCCAAAATTTCCGATCAGCGGGAAGGCACTCATTTTATTTCTCCAGGCTTTATCGATAGCCATGTGCACATCGAAAGTAGTATGTTAATTCCAAGTGAATTTGCACGATTGGCAGTTGTTCATGGAACGGTTTCTACGATTAGCGATCCACACGAAATTGCCAACGTTTGTGGGATGGAAGGTGTAGAATTTATGATTGAAAATGGCAATACTGTGCCTTTTAAATTCAACTTCGGTGCACCAAGCTGTGTTCCTGCTACCATTTTTGAAACCGCAGGCGCAGAACTGAATCATGATGATGTAAAAGCATTATTAGAGCGTCCGGAAATAAAATATCTGAGCGAAATGATGAATTTCCCTGGTGTACTTTATAAAGATGAAGAAGTTTTAAAAAAGATTGCTGCGGCACACCACTTGGGTAAACCTGTTGATGGGCATGCTCCTGGTTTACGAGGCGATGACGTCCAGCAATATATAGATGCCGGAATTTCTACTGATCACGAATGTTTTACTGCCGAAGAAGCTTTAGACAAATTACAGCGCGGCATGAAAATCCTGATCCGTGAAGGAAGTGCAGCCAAAAATTTTGAGGCGCTGATCCATTTGCTGAACGATTGGCCGGAAATGATGATGTTTTGCAGTGATGATAAACATCCCGATAGTTTAGTCGAAAACCACATCAATCAGCTTTGTGCAAGAGCAGTAGAAAAGGGAATTGATATTTTCAATATTCTTCAGGCAGCCTGCATCAATCCTATTCTTCACTACAAATTAGATGTTGGAACATTACAACATAACGATCCGGCAGATTTTATTGTAATCGAGGATCTAAAAAACTTCAAAATTAAACAAACCTATATTGATGGATTGTTGCTTGCCGAAAATGGCAAAACAGTTGGAGATTGGGTAAAACATGTAGAAGATCAGGAATCGGTAAATCATTTCGATTGCAGTTTGAAAAAGGAAGAAGATTTTGTTTATCCCTTCACAGGACAAGAAGAAATCCCTGTAATAGAAGCTTTAGATGGACAATTGATTACCAATAGGTTAACCGCTAAACCAAAAGTTTTAAATAATAGCATTATCAGCGATCTGGAAAACGATGTATTGAAGATGGTGGTGGTAAACCGTTACCATGATGCTCCTGTGGCTGTATCTTTTGTAAAGAATTTTGGTTTAAAAAAAGGAGCCATTGCTTCAAGCGTTGCTCACGATAGTCATAATATTATTGCTGTTGGTGTAGACGACAAGAGTATCTGTGAAGCGGTAAATTGGGTAATTGCAGCAACTGGTGGTGTAGTGGCGCTGGGAAAAGGAAAAAAAGAAGTTATAGCTTTACCGGTAGCAGGCTTAATGAGTAACCAGAATGGTTATAAAGTTGCGGAAAGTTATACTTCTATAGATCAATTTGCGAAAGGTTTAGGTTCTACTTTACTTGCTCCATTTATGACACTTTCTTTTATGGCTTTATTGGTGATTCCACATTTAAAGCTCAGTGACAAAGGTTTATTTGATGGCGATGAGTTTAAGTTTATATAG
- a CDS encoding DUF5615 family PIN-like protein, with protein MQKVFLIDVNLPRFFSLWNSDEYIHQYELGDEWSDSEIWKYAESENLTIITKDSDFSSRILLHNPPPKVIHIKLGNMKMNQFYDVLKNLWPQVIELNKDFKLISVFADRIEGVK; from the coding sequence ATGCAAAAGGTTTTTCTCATTGATGTAAATTTACCAAGATTCTTTTCGTTGTGGAATTCTGACGAGTATATTCATCAATATGAATTAGGTGATGAATGGTCTGATAGCGAAATCTGGAAATATGCTGAGTCGGAAAATTTGACAATCATTACTAAAGATAGTGATTTCTCCTCCCGTATTTTGCTTCATAACCCTCCACCAAAAGTTATACATATTAAGCTCGGAAACATGAAAATGAATCAATTCTATGATGTTCTTAAAAATCTATGGCCTCAAGTGATTGAACTTAATAAAGATTTTAAATTGATTAGTGTCTTCGCTGATCGGATTGAAGGCGTAAAATAA
- a CDS encoding DUF433 domain-containing protein translates to MEKIFDRIYIDANICGGKPIIRGKRITVQTIMEFLAAGETSEEILKQYPSLEAADITACMLYATELMNHSFVIKQAVA, encoded by the coding sequence ATGGAAAAGATTTTTGACCGTATTTATATTGATGCAAATATTTGTGGTGGTAAGCCCATCATAAGAGGTAAAAGAATTACTGTGCAAACCATAATGGAATTTTTAGCAGCAGGGGAGACTTCAGAAGAAATTTTAAAGCAGTATCCATCTTTAGAAGCGGCAGATATTACTGCCTGCATGCTTTATGCAACTGAATTAATGAACCATAGTTTTGTAATTAAGCAAGCTGTGGCTTAA
- a CDS encoding SprT-like domain-containing protein, with protein sequence MEKVKVLAQYMPEPAAPLIAKWIDYFQCEFKISKTRSTKLGDYRHPYQGKGHRISVNFNLNHYAFLVTTVHEFAHLLTWNDFKNKVKPHGSEWKKNFQRMMVPFFELNIFPYDIHKAIDNYMSNPAASSCSDLHLSRALKKYDSNKTETLHLEQLPINTTFKIKDGRRFTKGERIRKRYRCICLDDKRLYLFNPLAEVFVVE encoded by the coding sequence ATGGAAAAGGTTAAAGTTTTAGCGCAGTATATGCCAGAACCAGCGGCACCGCTAATTGCCAAGTGGATTGATTATTTTCAGTGCGAATTTAAAATCTCTAAAACCCGTTCTACAAAACTGGGCGATTACCGTCACCCTTATCAGGGCAAAGGCCACAGGATTTCAGTAAATTTCAACCTCAACCATTATGCTTTTTTGGTTACTACGGTACACGAATTTGCGCATTTACTCACGTGGAACGATTTTAAAAATAAAGTAAAACCACATGGCTCAGAGTGGAAAAAGAATTTCCAAAGGATGATGGTTCCTTTTTTTGAGCTGAATATCTTTCCATATGATATTCATAAAGCAATTGATAATTATATGTCTAATCCGGCGGCATCAAGCTGCTCTGATCTGCATTTATCGCGTGCATTAAAAAAGTACGATAGTAATAAAACAGAAACTTTACATTTAGAGCAATTACCCATCAATACCACTTTTAAAATTAAAGATGGCCGGCGTTTCACAAAAGGAGAAAGGATCAGAAAGCGGTACCGTTGTATTTGTTTAGATGATAAACGGTTGTATTTATTTAATCCTTTGGCAGAGGTTTTTGTGGTAGAATAA
- a CDS encoding GxxExxY protein encodes MDENELSRIVIGLSIEVHSALGLGLLESAYKECLYYKILKAGLFVEKEKIMPLIFEEVKLDCGYRIDILVERKLVLELKSIEAFNEIHLAQTLTYMKLGNYKLGLLMNFNVIRLKDGLKRVVNGL; translated from the coding sequence ATGGATGAGAATGAATTATCAAGAATTGTAATCGGATTGTCAATAGAAGTTCATAGTGCTTTAGGTCTTGGTCTGTTGGAAAGCGCCTATAAAGAATGTCTGTATTATAAAATTCTCAAGGCAGGGTTATTTGTTGAAAAAGAAAAGATAATGCCTTTAATTTTCGAAGAGGTAAAACTAGACTGTGGATATCGAATTGATATTTTGGTTGAGCGCAAATTGGTTTTAGAATTGAAAAGTATAGAAGCTTTTAATGAGATTCATTTGGCACAAACATTAACTTATATGAAGTTAGGTAATTACAAATTAGGTCTTTTGATGAATTTTAACGTAATTAGGTTAAAGGATGGATTAAAACGTGTAGTGAATGGCTTATAA